Proteins found in one Erythrobacter sp. 3-20A1M genomic segment:
- a CDS encoding NAD-glutamate dehydrogenase domain-containing protein, with protein MGSKAAKTALYDRLNAILRTSLLPGDTPFLGERLEEATVFLLQAAQRRGPGEASIHIESVNAERRYLRVAIINDDMPFLVDSVAAAIAAHGLSIDRLVHPVLAVTRDERGQLAGLPEDDPRAAQESMIYLETERADAKDRRELEAALHETLADVRAAVTDWPRMQQLMAQEADDLSDDEGAALLRWLNDGMLTQLGHVTRMRDGTHSEELGICRKSARDIFTEASWDRAFAWYDDAANREHHVPLIVKANRISKVHRRVPLDLFVLPQCEGEDLVGLSVHAGIWTSAAMAAKPGQVPRLRTQLGALMDELRFDPSGHAGKALVHALTTLPHDLLIGFSDDDIRRVATTMMSLVDRPRPRVTIVEAPLARHLFAFVWLPRDLMSTDVRRRIQAMIEDVTGSRMIDWSLEIEGGPLALIRLVLDFREGADSVDEDAVEQRLQDMLRGWPEAVEKELAALMEPGRAAALARTYADGFPTGYRAEYGAHEAALDIDRLRQLARPGGSEPDGGRRRDARFYRREGDDPHRLRLKIYQNEGALPLSDTVPALENFGFEVLTEIPTSIDGGDLGTVHDFLLGLAPGADAGAIVTRSDAIERAVAGVLNDTAENDPFNRLVVQTGLAAEEAEWLRAIYRYLRQAGAGFTIYTVVDALARAPSVTTALVELFRGRHDPAFAGDRDDAADKARDAIRTALAKVAAINDDRLLRLYQAVIDAMLRTNAFSPAAAEALAFKLDSTKVPSLPKPVPWREIFVYSPRVEGIHLRAGPVARGGLRWSDRRDDFRTEILGLMKAQRVKNAVIVPTGAKGGFYPKQLPDPARDRDAWAAEGQASYEIFIRTLLSVTDNIVDDRIVHPEGVVVHDGDDPYFVVAADKGTARFSDVANAIAQDRGFWLGDAFASGGSNGYDHKAMGITARGAWVSVQRHFAEMGIDVQSQPIRVVGCGDMSGDVFGNGMLLSKAIKLIAAFDHRHIFIDPDPDPAASWAERKRMFDLPRSSWDDYDKSVLSAGGAVFSRDSKKVKLSQEAARALGFDTREIEPEALITAILRTEADLLWFGGIGTYVKSSGENNVAVGDPANDVLRIDGRDLRVRVIGEGANLGVTQAGRIEFALHGGRINTDFIDNSAGVDCSDNEVNIKIALAAACRSGELTEDRRNALLASMTEEVGEIVLEDNRLQALALSIAEHGGARAMGSHLRLIELLEQDGGLDRRTEGLADSETYVRRASEETGLVRPELAVLLSSTKLRLQGALEASVVPDDPILERGLLEYFPEPMRESYREEIDDHRLRREIIATELANRIINRLGLVLPFELVEEEGVGLDEVAAAFVAAENLFGAERLWAEIDAADMPEQTRLELFDRTAAAMRIHMADILRVYGGFTTPSVAVDELAQGIGELSTGTQNLLGAETRQRSARMRAEFSRAGAPDPIAARVAHLFDLDGAVGLAHLSRKAEIETRALAAAFTELGAQLGLDWAQGIAALMDPSDIWERLLVAGLARDFQQMRLDFLQRLARRKGAKEDPAAVVGTWAQENETAIRQFRGMVKRAQAHSPVAPAILAQIASQARNLLAR; from the coding sequence GGCCGGGCGAAGCGTCCATCCATATCGAAAGCGTCAATGCCGAGCGGCGCTATCTGCGGGTCGCCATCATCAACGACGACATGCCGTTCCTGGTCGATTCGGTCGCGGCGGCGATCGCGGCGCACGGGCTGTCCATCGACCGGCTGGTCCACCCCGTGCTGGCGGTGACACGCGACGAGCGCGGGCAGCTCGCGGGATTGCCGGAAGACGATCCGCGGGCCGCGCAGGAATCGATGATCTATCTCGAGACCGAACGGGCCGACGCCAAGGACCGGCGGGAGCTGGAGGCGGCGCTGCACGAAACGCTGGCGGACGTGCGCGCCGCGGTGACCGACTGGCCCCGCATGCAGCAGCTGATGGCACAAGAGGCCGACGACCTGTCCGACGACGAAGGCGCGGCCCTGCTGCGCTGGCTCAACGACGGGATGCTGACCCAGCTCGGCCATGTCACGCGCATGCGCGACGGCACCCATTCGGAAGAGCTGGGCATCTGCCGCAAGAGCGCGCGCGACATCTTTACCGAGGCATCGTGGGACCGCGCCTTCGCCTGGTACGACGATGCCGCCAATCGCGAACATCATGTGCCGCTGATCGTGAAGGCCAACCGCATTTCCAAGGTCCACCGGCGCGTGCCGCTGGACCTGTTCGTCCTGCCGCAATGCGAAGGCGAGGACCTGGTCGGCCTGTCGGTCCATGCCGGAATCTGGACCAGCGCCGCGATGGCGGCCAAGCCGGGGCAGGTGCCGCGCCTGCGTACCCAGCTCGGCGCGCTCATGGACGAATTGCGGTTCGATCCCTCCGGCCACGCGGGCAAGGCGCTGGTGCATGCGCTCACCACCCTGCCACACGATCTGCTGATCGGCTTTTCCGACGACGACATTCGCCGCGTGGCGACCACCATGATGAGCCTGGTCGACCGGCCGCGCCCGCGGGTGACGATCGTCGAAGCCCCGCTGGCGCGCCACCTGTTCGCCTTCGTCTGGCTGCCCCGCGACCTGATGTCGACCGATGTGCGTCGCCGCATCCAGGCGATGATCGAGGATGTCACGGGCAGCCGCATGATCGACTGGAGTCTGGAGATCGAGGGCGGTCCGCTGGCGTTGATCCGGCTGGTGCTCGATTTCCGCGAAGGCGCGGACTCGGTCGACGAGGACGCGGTCGAGCAGCGGTTGCAGGACATGCTGCGCGGCTGGCCCGAAGCGGTCGAGAAAGAGCTGGCGGCGCTGATGGAGCCCGGCCGGGCCGCCGCGCTGGCGCGGACCTATGCCGATGGCTTCCCGACCGGATACCGCGCCGAATACGGGGCCCACGAGGCCGCGCTCGACATCGACCGGTTGCGCCAGCTTGCCCGCCCCGGCGGGTCGGAACCGGACGGCGGTCGCCGCCGCGATGCCCGCTTCTATCGCCGCGAGGGCGACGATCCGCACCGGTTGCGGCTGAAGATCTACCAGAACGAAGGCGCGCTGCCGCTGTCCGACACCGTGCCCGCGCTGGAGAATTTCGGGTTCGAGGTCCTGACCGAAATACCCACCTCCATCGATGGGGGCGATCTGGGCACGGTGCACGATTTCCTGCTCGGCCTGGCACCGGGTGCCGATGCCGGCGCCATCGTCACCCGCAGCGACGCGATCGAGCGCGCCGTGGCGGGCGTGCTGAACGACACCGCGGAAAACGACCCCTTCAACCGGCTGGTGGTGCAGACCGGGCTGGCCGCGGAAGAGGCCGAATGGCTGCGCGCGATCTATCGCTATCTGCGACAGGCCGGGGCCGGCTTCACGATCTACACCGTGGTCGACGCGCTGGCGCGCGCGCCGTCGGTCACCACCGCGCTGGTCGAGCTGTTCCGGGGCCGGCACGATCCCGCTTTCGCTGGCGACCGCGACGATGCGGCGGACAAGGCGCGCGACGCGATCCGTACCGCGCTGGCCAAGGTTGCGGCGATCAACGACGATCGGCTGCTGCGCCTGTACCAGGCGGTGATCGACGCGATGCTGCGCACCAACGCCTTCTCCCCGGCGGCGGCCGAGGCGCTGGCGTTCAAGCTCGATTCGACGAAGGTGCCCAGTCTGCCCAAGCCCGTGCCATGGCGGGAAATCTTCGTCTATTCGCCGCGGGTGGAGGGCATCCATCTGCGCGCCGGGCCGGTCGCGCGCGGGGGCCTGAGATGGTCCGACCGGCGCGACGATTTCCGCACCGAAATCCTGGGTCTGATGAAGGCGCAGCGCGTCAAGAACGCGGTGATCGTGCCGACCGGGGCCAAGGGCGGCTTCTATCCCAAGCAGTTGCCCGACCCGGCGCGCGACCGCGACGCCTGGGCGGCCGAGGGGCAGGCCAGCTACGAGATCTTCATCCGCACCCTGCTGTCGGTGACCGACAACATCGTGGACGACCGGATCGTCCACCCCGAAGGCGTGGTGGTGCACGACGGGGACGACCCCTATTTCGTGGTCGCGGCGGATAAGGGCACCGCCCGCTTCTCCGACGTCGCCAATGCCATCGCGCAGGATCGTGGCTTCTGGCTGGGCGATGCCTTCGCCAGCGGCGGTTCCAACGGCTACGATCACAAGGCGATGGGCATCACCGCCCGGGGCGCATGGGTTTCGGTCCAGCGCCACTTCGCCGAAATGGGCATCGACGTGCAGAGCCAGCCGATCCGCGTGGTCGGGTGTGGCGACATGTCGGGCGATGTGTTCGGCAACGGCATGCTGCTGTCGAAGGCGATCAAGCTGATTGCCGCGTTCGACCACCGCCATATCTTCATCGATCCCGATCCCGATCCGGCCGCGAGCTGGGCCGAGCGTAAGCGCATGTTCGACCTGCCGCGCTCCAGCTGGGACGATTACGACAAGAGCGTGCTGTCGGCGGGTGGGGCCGTGTTCTCGCGCGATTCGAAGAAGGTGAAGCTGTCGCAGGAGGCGGCCCGCGCGCTCGGCTTCGACACGCGCGAGATAGAACCCGAAGCGCTGATCACCGCGATCCTGCGGACCGAGGCGGACCTGCTGTGGTTCGGCGGCATCGGCACCTATGTGAAATCGTCGGGAGAAAACAACGTCGCGGTGGGCGATCCCGCCAACGACGTGCTGCGCATCGACGGGCGCGACCTGCGCGTGCGCGTGATCGGCGAGGGCGCGAACCTGGGCGTGACACAGGCGGGCCGGATCGAGTTCGCGCTGCATGGCGGACGGATCAACACCGACTTCATCGACAACAGCGCGGGCGTCGACTGCTCCGACAACGAGGTCAACATCAAGATCGCCCTCGCCGCCGCCTGTCGCAGCGGCGAACTGACCGAGGACAGGCGCAACGCCCTGCTCGCCAGCATGACGGAGGAAGTGGGCGAGATCGTGCTGGAGGACAACCGGCTCCAGGCGCTGGCCCTCTCCATTGCCGAACATGGCGGCGCGCGGGCGATGGGTTCGCACCTGCGGCTGATCGAATTGCTGGAGCAGGACGGCGGGCTGGACCGCCGGACCGAGGGGCTGGCCGACAGCGAGACCTATGTTCGCCGGGCAAGCGAGGAAACCGGCCTGGTCCGCCCCGAACTGGCCGTGCTGCTGTCGAGCACCAAGCTGAGATTGCAGGGCGCGCTGGAGGCCAGCGTCGTGCCCGACGACCCCATCCTGGAACGCGGGCTGCTGGAATATTTCCCCGAGCCCATGCGCGAAAGCTATCGCGAAGAGATCGACGACCACCGGCTGCGGCGCGAGATCATCGCGACCGAACTCGCCAACCGGATCATCAACCGTCTGGGTCTGGTCCTGCCGTTCGAATTGGTGGAGGAGGAAGGCGTCGGGCTGGACGAGGTCGCCGCCGCTTTCGTCGCGGCGGAAAACCTGTTCGGTGCCGAGCGGCTGTGGGCAGAGATCGACGCCGCCGACATGCCCGAGCAGACCCGGCTCGAACTGTTCGACCGCACCGCCGCGGCGATGCGCATCCACATGGCGGACATCCTGCGGGTCTATGGCGGGTTCACCACCCCGAGCGTGGCCGTGGACGAGCTGGCGCAGGGGATCGGCGAATTGTCGACCGGGACGCAGAACCTGCTGGGGGCGGAAACGCGCCAGCGCTCCGCCCGGATGCGGGCGGAATTCTCCCGCGCCGGGGCACCCGATCCGATCGCCGCGCGGGTGGCGCACCTGTTCGATCTCGACGGGGCGGTGGGTCTTGCCCATCTGTCGCGCAAGGCGGAGATCGAGACGCGCGCGCTCGCCGCCGCCTTCACCGAGCTCGGCGCGCAACTGGGCCTCGACTGGGCGCAGGGTATCGCCGCGCTGATGGATCCTTCCGACATCTGGGAGCGGCTGCTGGTCGCCGGGCTGGCCCGCGATTTCCAGCAGATGCGGCTCGATTTCCTCCAGCGCCTGGCGCGGCGCAAGGGGGCGAAGGAAGACCCCGCGGCGGTCGTCGGCACCTGGGCGCAGGAGAACGAGACCGCGATCCGCCAATTCCGCGGCATGGTGAAGCGGGCGCAGGCGCACAGCCCCGTGGCACCCGCGATCCTGGCCCAGATCGCCAGCCAGGCGCGCAACCTGCTCGCCCGGTGA
- a CDS encoding NAD(P)/FAD-dependent oxidoreductase: MESWDVIIVGAGHGGAATAIALRQKGFAGSIALITRENLPPYERPPLSKDYLAGDKPFERILLRPESFWADKDIALRLGEAVTDIDPLRREIALYDGTRLRYGSLVWATGGDPRRLSCPGADNAGVHAIRNRADVDRLKAELAGGARRAVVIGGGYIGLEAAAVLRKFGCEVAVLESQDRVLNRVAGEELSRFYEAEHRRHGVDLRTGVTVSGIEGRDGQATGVTLADGETIPAEIVIVGIGIVPAIGPLIAAGAAGANGVDVDEFCRTSLEDVYAIGDCAAHANPYADGAVIRLESVQNAHDMATTVALAITGDHQPYDAVPWFWSNQYDLRLQTVGFSTDFDRAVLRGDPADRSFSVIYLREGRVIALDCVNRTKDYVQGRKLVEARLVAEPERLADTETALKDLL, translated from the coding sequence ATGGAGAGCTGGGATGTCATCATCGTGGGCGCCGGGCATGGCGGCGCCGCGACCGCCATCGCCCTGCGGCAGAAAGGCTTCGCGGGATCGATTGCGCTGATCACGCGCGAGAACCTGCCGCCCTACGAGCGCCCGCCGCTGTCGAAGGACTACCTGGCGGGCGACAAGCCATTCGAACGGATCCTGCTTCGCCCCGAAAGCTTCTGGGCGGACAAGGACATCGCCCTGCGGCTGGGCGAGGCCGTGACCGATATCGACCCGCTGCGGCGCGAGATCGCGCTCTACGACGGCACCCGCCTCCGCTACGGCAGCTTGGTCTGGGCGACCGGCGGCGACCCGCGACGGCTGAGCTGTCCGGGCGCGGACAATGCCGGAGTGCACGCGATCCGCAACCGCGCCGATGTCGACCGGCTGAAGGCGGAGCTAGCGGGCGGCGCGCGGCGCGCAGTGGTGATCGGCGGCGGCTATATCGGGCTGGAGGCGGCGGCGGTCCTGCGCAAGTTCGGCTGCGAGGTCGCGGTGCTGGAATCGCAGGACCGGGTGCTGAACCGGGTCGCGGGCGAGGAGCTGTCGCGATTCTACGAGGCCGAACACCGCCGGCATGGCGTGGACCTGCGCACCGGCGTGACGGTATCCGGCATCGAGGGGCGGGACGGGCAGGCGACCGGCGTGACGCTGGCGGACGGGGAGACGATTCCCGCCGAAATCGTGATCGTGGGGATCGGCATCGTGCCCGCGATAGGCCCGCTGATCGCGGCGGGGGCGGCGGGCGCGAATGGTGTCGATGTGGACGAGTTCTGCCGCACCTCGCTGGAGGACGTCTATGCCATCGGCGACTGCGCCGCGCATGCCAACCCCTATGCCGACGGGGCGGTGATCCGCCTCGAATCGGTGCAGAACGCGCACGACATGGCGACCACCGTGGCGTTGGCGATCACGGGCGACCACCAGCCCTACGACGCGGTGCCGTGGTTCTGGTCCAACCAGTACGATCTGCGGCTGCAGACCGTCGGCTTCTCGACCGATTTCGACCGCGCCGTGCTGCGCGGCGATCCGGCCGACCGCAGCTTCTCCGTGATCTACCTGCGCGAGGGGCGGGTGATCGCGCTCGACTGCGTCAACCGGACGAAGGATTACGTGCAGGGGCGCAAGCTGGTGGAGGCGCGGCTGGTGGCCGAGCCCGAGCGGCTCGCCGATACCGAAACCGCGCTCAAGGACCTGCTCTGA
- the queG gene encoding tRNA epoxyqueuosine(34) reductase QueG: MQTRLVAEGRRLGFAAIGFARADEGEERADRLRQWLGEGMHGTMKWMEREPAVRAGAQGMWPAARSVIALGMAYTPDRDPLALANAGEVGRVSVYAQGRDYHDTVKKALKALARWLVAQAPESELKVFVDTAPVMEKPLGEAAGIGWQGKHTNLVSKAHGSWLFLGAIYSTLEFAPDEPHADRCGSCRACQDACPTDAFPAPYRLDARRCISYLTIEHAGPIPEEFRAAIGNRIYGCDDCLAVCPWNKFADSAARHRAFLPRAELVAPRLGELLALDDAGFRRLFSGSPIKRIGRNRFVRNCLIAAGNSGRPDLLGQVEALRSDSDPVVAEAADWAAARLRAGP, encoded by the coding sequence CTGCAAACGCGGCTGGTGGCGGAAGGGCGGCGGCTGGGCTTCGCCGCGATCGGCTTCGCGCGCGCGGACGAGGGGGAGGAGCGCGCCGACCGGCTGCGGCAATGGCTCGGCGAGGGAATGCACGGCACCATGAAATGGATGGAGCGCGAGCCCGCCGTGCGCGCGGGGGCGCAAGGGATGTGGCCCGCCGCGCGCAGCGTCATCGCGCTGGGCATGGCCTACACGCCCGACCGCGACCCGCTGGCCCTGGCGAACGCGGGGGAGGTGGGGCGCGTTTCCGTCTATGCGCAGGGGCGCGATTATCACGATACGGTGAAGAAGGCGCTGAAGGCGCTCGCGCGCTGGCTGGTGGCACAAGCGCCGGAGAGCGAGCTGAAAGTGTTCGTCGATACCGCGCCGGTGATGGAAAAGCCGCTGGGCGAGGCGGCGGGGATCGGCTGGCAGGGCAAGCATACCAACCTCGTCAGCAAGGCCCACGGCAGCTGGCTGTTCCTGGGGGCGATCTATTCAACGCTGGAATTCGCGCCGGACGAACCTCATGCCGACCGCTGCGGATCGTGCCGGGCGTGCCAGGACGCGTGCCCGACCGACGCCTTCCCCGCGCCCTATCGCCTCGATGCGCGCCGCTGCATCTCGTACCTCACGATCGAGCATGCGGGCCCGATCCCGGAGGAATTTCGCGCCGCGATCGGCAACCGCATCTATGGCTGCGACGATTGCCTGGCGGTGTGTCCGTGGAACAAGTTCGCCGATAGCGCGGCGCGGCACCGGGCCTTCCTGCCGCGCGCGGAACTGGTCGCGCCGCGGCTGGGGGAGCTGCTGGCGCTCGACGACGCAGGCTTCCGCCGATTGTTCTCCGGCAGCCCTATAAAGCGGATCGGGCGCAACCGCTTCGTGCGCAACTGCCTGATCGCGGCGGGCAATTCGGGTCGGCCCGATCTGCTGGGCCAGGTCGAGGCGCTGCGCAGCGATAGCGATCCGGTGGTGGCGGAGGCAGCCGACTGGGCCGCCGCCCGGCTCAGAGCAGGTCCTTGA
- a CDS encoding ABC transporter ATP-binding protein: MATALSEAPATGNPSPSPHLAIEARGLVKRFDGTLAVDGVDIAVPEGAIYGILGPNGAGKTTTLRMLLGIIDPDEGVRRVLGHDRPHEISRLIGYLPEERGLYPSMKAYEAIGFMGALRGMDLNEAKARGRELLEDYGMGYAAERTIRQLSKGMAQTVQLLGTFVHRPKLVVLDEPFSGLDALNQGKLEKLIREWAEEGTTVIFSTHVIHHAERLCDSVAIIAGGKVPYAGPVDAARDRIPAQVRLETKAREGAWRSALPESARRERDFWYFPLPDSGIEPLLRALIEGEAGIQSLSIERAGLHDAFVEIAGEAAARELEASAQKQAESAR; this comes from the coding sequence ATGGCAACAGCGCTAAGCGAAGCTCCGGCGACGGGCAATCCATCCCCTTCCCCGCATCTGGCGATCGAGGCCCGCGGGCTGGTCAAACGGTTCGACGGCACCCTGGCGGTCGACGGGGTCGACATCGCGGTGCCGGAAGGCGCGATCTACGGCATCCTCGGCCCGAACGGCGCGGGCAAGACGACCACGCTGCGCATGCTGCTGGGCATCATCGACCCGGACGAGGGCGTGCGCCGCGTGCTCGGCCATGATCGCCCGCACGAGATCAGCCGGCTGATCGGGTATCTGCCGGAGGAGCGCGGCCTCTACCCCTCGATGAAGGCGTACGAGGCGATCGGCTTCATGGGTGCCCTGCGCGGTATGGACCTGAACGAGGCGAAGGCCCGCGGACGCGAGCTGCTGGAAGATTACGGCATGGGCTACGCCGCGGAACGCACCATCCGCCAATTGTCGAAAGGCATGGCGCAGACCGTGCAGCTGCTCGGCACCTTCGTGCACCGGCCCAAACTGGTGGTCCTCGATGAACCGTTTTCCGGGCTCGACGCGCTCAATCAGGGCAAGCTGGAGAAGCTGATCCGCGAATGGGCGGAAGAGGGCACCACGGTGATCTTTTCCACCCACGTCATCCACCATGCGGAGCGGCTGTGCGACAGCGTCGCGATCATCGCCGGGGGCAAGGTGCCCTATGCCGGTCCGGTCGATGCCGCGCGCGACCGCATTCCGGCGCAGGTCCGACTGGAAACCAAGGCACGCGAAGGCGCATGGCGCAGCGCCCTGCCCGAGAGCGCGCGGCGCGAGCGGGATTTCTGGTACTTCCCCCTCCCGGACAGCGGGATAGAGCCGCTGTTGCGCGCGCTGATCGAAGGCGAAGCGGGCATCCAGTCGCTCTCCATCGAGCGGGCCGGGCTGCACGATGCCTTCGTGGAAATCGCCGGCGAAGCGGCGGCCCGCGAGTTGGAGGCTAGCGCACAGAAACAGGCGGAGAGCGCACGATGA
- a CDS encoding ABC transporter permease, with protein sequence MSGENRTSRLSVARAAFVVARRDFTAILFSKAFFFFLIGPLIFVGISGAAGYIGASAADSGPPPGLGIVMSPADNAAMVRAHESLEDLIDLPPVEAVSGGAATDIPALLADKDRNLAAVVSGSLSAPALHGTEDRIDRWKGDVSLLAATARGDTASYPEVTLFPAATSRASERSARAGTATAAITLLFLLTMLLAGMVMSNMVEEKANKIVEILAAAVPMDAVFLGKLFAMLAVSFVGIAVWGSVAGVILVLGASAIPPLPAPAIGWPLFATLFLLYFAMAYLLIGSVFLAIGAMAPTVRDVQTMSMPATMLQLGVFFLATFAVSSTGSPIELAAIAFPLSSPYVMLARAAQEPVVWWHFAALAWQVLWVVLFVKFGATLFRRKVLKSGGAGRAKTKSTGLLAGIAGLVSSRRN encoded by the coding sequence ATGAGTGGCGAGAACAGAACCAGCCGGCTGTCGGTGGCGCGCGCCGCCTTCGTCGTGGCGCGGCGCGATTTCACCGCGATCCTGTTCAGCAAGGCGTTCTTCTTCTTCCTGATCGGGCCGCTGATATTCGTCGGGATCAGCGGCGCCGCGGGATATATCGGGGCGAGCGCGGCCGATTCCGGCCCTCCCCCCGGGCTCGGCATCGTCATGTCGCCCGCCGACAACGCGGCGATGGTGCGCGCGCACGAGTCGCTGGAGGATCTGATCGACCTGCCGCCGGTGGAGGCCGTTTCCGGCGGTGCGGCCACCGACATTCCCGCGCTGCTGGCGGACAAGGATCGCAATCTCGCGGCGGTGGTGAGCGGCAGCCTGTCGGCACCCGCTCTGCACGGGACGGAAGACCGGATCGACCGGTGGAAGGGCGATGTCTCCCTCCTCGCCGCAACCGCGCGGGGTGACACCGCCTCCTATCCCGAGGTCACGCTGTTCCCCGCCGCGACCAGTCGGGCGAGCGAACGCTCCGCCCGGGCAGGCACGGCAACCGCAGCGATCACGCTGCTGTTCCTCCTGACCATGCTGCTCGCCGGCATGGTGATGTCCAACATGGTGGAGGAGAAGGCGAACAAGATCGTCGAAATCCTCGCCGCCGCCGTGCCGATGGACGCGGTTTTCCTGGGCAAGCTGTTCGCCATGCTGGCGGTCAGCTTCGTCGGGATCGCGGTGTGGGGCTCGGTCGCCGGGGTGATCCTCGTGCTGGGGGCGAGCGCCATTCCCCCGCTGCCCGCGCCCGCGATCGGCTGGCCGCTGTTCGCCACGCTGTTCCTGCTCTATTTCGCCATGGCCTATCTACTGATCGGATCGGTCTTCCTGGCGATCGGCGCAATGGCACCGACGGTTCGCGACGTGCAGACCATGTCGATGCCGGCGACCATGCTGCAGCTCGGCGTGTTCTTCCTCGCCACCTTTGCGGTCAGCTCCACCGGCTCTCCGATAGAGCTGGCGGCGATCGCCTTCCCGCTCAGCTCGCCCTACGTGATGCTGGCCCGCGCGGCGCAGGAGCCGGTGGTCTGGTGGCACTTCGCCGCCCTCGCCTGGCAAGTGCTGTGGGTGGTGCTGTTCGTGAAATTCGGGGCCACGCTGTTCCGGCGCAAGGTTCTCAAATCGGGCGGTGCCGGGCGTGCGAAGACGAAATCGACAGGGCTGCTGGCCGGTATCGCGGGGCTGGTATCCTCGCGACGGAATTGA
- a CDS encoding cytochrome P450 produces the protein MATQAQPAQQFRSAPIAHEALRAHLAAHPEDALHHPHPWDTSRSDIYVENRWQPIFAEMRAAGPVHYIPESPYGPYWSVVSHKAIQHTEALPELFSSSWEHGGITILNRMSDETLAAEGRERFELPMFIAMDRPKHTGQRRTVAPAFTPAEMKRLERDVRTRTGQLLDRLPHGETFDWVSEVSIPLTTGMLAILFGFPWEDRHLLTFWSDWAGDTEIATVRALDDQRMDILQEMGAYFGQLWAERMQAEPTPDLISMMIHSEAMNQMDPQEFMGNLVLLIVGGNDTTRNTMSGIVHELDRFPDQRALFEGDAGTIPNAVQECIRYQTPLKHMRRTCTQDTELFGQNIAAGDKVILWYNSANRDEEVFENADTLDITRENARRHLSFGYGIHRCVGARLAELQLRVLMEEMHARRMRVNVAGEVERVRANFVEGFRRLEVEIGRF, from the coding sequence ATGGCCACGCAGGCCCAGCCCGCGCAGCAGTTTCGCAGCGCCCCCATCGCACACGAGGCGCTGCGCGCCCATCTCGCCGCACATCCTGAGGACGCGCTGCATCACCCGCACCCCTGGGATACCAGCCGCAGCGACATCTATGTCGAGAACCGCTGGCAACCGATCTTCGCCGAGATGCGCGCCGCGGGGCCGGTGCACTATATTCCCGAGAGCCCCTATGGCCCCTATTGGAGCGTCGTTTCGCACAAGGCCATCCAGCACACCGAGGCGCTGCCCGAACTGTTCTCCTCCAGCTGGGAGCATGGCGGGATCACCATCCTCAATCGGATGAGCGACGAGACGCTGGCGGCCGAGGGACGCGAGCGGTTCGAACTGCCGATGTTCATCGCCATGGACCGGCCCAAGCATACCGGCCAGCGCCGGACGGTCGCGCCCGCGTTCACCCCGGCGGAGATGAAGCGGCTGGAGCGCGACGTCCGAACTCGCACCGGGCAACTGCTCGACCGGTTGCCGCACGGCGAGACGTTCGACTGGGTGTCCGAGGTTTCCATTCCCCTCACCACCGGCATGCTGGCGATCCTGTTCGGCTTTCCGTGGGAGGACCGGCACCTGCTGACCTTCTGGTCCGACTGGGCGGGCGATACAGAGATCGCCACGGTGCGCGCGCTGGACGATCAGCGGATGGACATCCTGCAGGAAATGGGGGCCTATTTCGGCCAGCTGTGGGCTGAGCGGATGCAGGCGGAGCCCACGCCCGACCTCATTTCGATGATGATCCATTCGGAGGCCATGAACCAGATGGATCCTCAGGAATTCATGGGCAATCTGGTGCTGCTGATCGTCGGCGGCAACGACACCACGCGCAACACGATGAGCGGCATCGTCCACGAACTGGACCGCTTCCCCGACCAGCGCGCGTTGTTCGAAGGCGACGCGGGGACCATCCCCAACGCGGTGCAGGAATGCATCCGCTACCAGACTCCTCTCAAGCACATGCGCCGCACCTGCACCCAGGACACCGAACTGTTCGGGCAGAATATCGCGGCGGGCGACAAGGTGATCCTGTGGTACAATTCCGCCAATCGCGACGAGGAAGTGTTCGAGAACGCCGACACCCTCGACATCACGCGGGAGAATGCGCGGCGGCATCTTTCCTTTGGCTACGGCATCCACCGCTGCGTCGGCGCGCGGCTCGCGGAGCTTCAGCTGCGGGTGCTGATGGAGGAAATGCATGCGCGGAGGATGCGGGTGAACGTCGCGGGCGAGGTCGAGCGGGTACGGGCCAATTTCGTGGAGGGTTTCCGCCGGCTCGAAGTCGAAATCGGTCGGTTCTGA
- the msrB gene encoding peptide-methionine (R)-S-oxide reductase MsrB, whose translation MISHADRRTLLSWLGLGASAGVLAACGGSEARAQSFPVSMSEAQWRKKLSAREFDVLREEATERPYSSPLLKEKRAGTFLCAGCDNPVYSSKTKYDSGTGWPSFWAAKTGAVGTRTDRKLGYARTEVHCARCGGHLGHVFNDGPKPTGKRHCINGVALDFRAG comes from the coding sequence ATGATTAGCCACGCCGACCGCCGCACACTCCTGTCCTGGCTGGGCCTCGGTGCCTCCGCCGGGGTTCTCGCCGCCTGCGGCGGTTCTGAGGCTCGCGCCCAGAGCTTCCCCGTCTCGATGAGCGAAGCGCAATGGCGCAAGAAGCTGTCCGCACGCGAATTCGACGTGTTGCGGGAGGAGGCGACCGAGCGGCCCTATTCCTCACCCCTGCTGAAGGAAAAGCGCGCCGGCACCTTCCTGTGCGCGGGGTGCGACAATCCGGTCTATTCGTCGAAGACCAAATACGACAGCGGCACCGGCTGGCCCAGTTTCTGGGCGGCGAAGACCGGCGCGGTGGGAACCCGCACCGACCGCAAGCTGGGCTACGCCCGCACCGAAGTCCATTGTGCGCGCTGCGGCGGGCATCTCGGCCATGTCTTCAACGACGGGCCCAAGCCTACCGGCAAGCGGCATTGCATCAACGGCGTCGCGCTGGATTTCCGCGCGGGCTGA